AAGGATCAGCACCGACGGTATGGATGTTTCTTCCTCCTTTTGTTGTGCGGCGTCAGAGAAGTCTCGTTCGAACTGATACTCTTTGACTCTCTCGGGTTATTTGTCTCCTCGCCTGCTTCTTCTTCAGTGTCCCTGAGGACTCCCTTGCGCTGCAGGTCGTCATTCGAAAAGCCAGTTCTTGCATCGTTGCTTATCTCTCCAGTAGATGCATGAGACAATTGTTCTTCAGGTTGAGGGTCGATGGTGATGTCATCAGGCAAGTTTATGTCAGAATAGCTGCTTCTGTGACCTCTCCAGGGCAAATCATCGCCATCGGTGGGACTTCTCTGTAGAAATGCGAAAATATGTGGTTCCAAGGTATCATACTGGAATCTAAAAGGGAACAATCTCACTGTGATCGACGAGTGACGTGCTCACCCTGACGTCAGTTAGATCGATGCCGATTTCTTGAAGAAAGCTCATGAACTCCTCGAAATTCTCTTCTGTGGGTTGGTAGTGCCCACTGTGAGGCCACACGGCCTGCCAAATGCTATGAAATGAGCATACTCGTAGACAGATATGACTTCAACAAAGTTCAAATTGTCCTACCGAATCATCTTCGTACCTTAAGAACCCCATTCTCCACTACTAATCTTCCTGCAGCAGACGTAGCTCCTCCAGCGAGAAAACTAGAATGCTGAAATGTGCCTCTTTTCTTCTGCAGTAGCGAATAGATGATACATTAGGCTATTCTAAAAGACAGCAAAATTTAATCTTTTGGTATAGTATGGAAGGATGAGGATGTTTACCTGACCAACGTATAGATTCTTTGATGTGCTTAAAACAAAGATCCACTTTGAATCTTTGGGAACCTCAGAAGTGTGCAGAAGTACACTGCTCAGCTTGTAAATGAACTTCCCATCCTTGACTACAACTTGATaggcctctctttctctctgaaaTGTATCACAAGATTTTGTTTCATATGCTACATTCCGCATAAATTTCATGGAAGAAGCATTTATAGTGCTTACGGGTCCAAGATACTTTATGCACTGCTGCTGAAGCTTTAATCTCGTGCACTTTGATTCAAGATTGATCTCCTTTCCTTCTCCCACATCAAGCCTGATGAGTCAGAAATGGTTTCTTCTCGATGAGCTATTATTAGAAGCCATCAAGGAAACGGGACTCTGCAAACGTACCAGTAGAAGTAGGGCTGCCTGCTTTCACTGTGGAGCCAATAGTCATAGTAGAAATGGAGATTGTGACCATAGCGATGTCGAGGATCAATCTGTTGATTGCCAATAAACCGACAAatatgacaaatggagattggAGAGAGATATGAATCTTGGATCTACCAGACTTACCGCTTCTAGCCAATGTTGCAAGGCAAGTTTTTGAGCTTTTTGGTCCTTTGATAACCCCTTGCCAACCTGCAAATCAAGCATGGATGAATGCTCGACATCACACGATCGGAAGACAGTCACGGCATTGGTAATTTGATTGCAGAGAGAAGCAATTTACCTTGGCAGCTCTGGTTCTTGCTCTCGACCATCGAGAAACAGCTGATTCTTCTTTCTCAATGTCGAAAAACGACACAGAACTCAGCTTGAGCAGTGCAAAGTCTATCAATTTCCACCTGGTTAAAGCAAGTAGCGAAAAGGAAAACATATTAGTTGTCTGAGCTAAAAGAAGATCAGATACGTATGCTATACGTCATACCATTGCTGCTCTACGATGACAGCACAATCTGCAAGCTGCCTTCTTGTACGAAAGCTTTTGTAGACTTTCTGCAACTTCACAGCAGCTTCATGCTTCGGCCTGTCCTTCAAAACAGTAAACCTTGAAACTGCAGGCTCATTTGAACTTTTCGAGTTGTCGTCTTCGGTGGTAGGATTCACTAGCGATATCATCGTTTCAAAGTGGTAAGGGCGCATCTGCC
The window above is part of the Musa acuminata AAA Group cultivar baxijiao chromosome BXJ2-6, Cavendish_Baxijiao_AAA, whole genome shotgun sequence genome. Proteins encoded here:
- the LOC135613394 gene encoding IQ domain-containing protein IQM2-like; protein product: MPISFSFPEVDDDAKDESSKAILNDNVRPALRSLSFKGRDANPSTVKTLQPGKLVVKGSLSFNNTRQMRPYHFETMISLVNPTTEDDNSKSSNEPAVSRFTVLKDRPKHEAAVKLQKVYKSFRTRRQLADCAVIVEQQWWKLIDFALLKLSSVSFFDIEKEESAVSRWSRARTRAAKVGKGLSKDQKAQKLALQHWLEAIDPRHRYGHNLHFYYDYWLHSESRQPYFYWLDVGEGKEINLESKCTRLKLQQQCIKYLGPVSTINASSMKFMRNVAYETKSCDTFQREREAYQVVVKDGKFIYKLSSVLLHTSEVPKDSKWIFVLSTSKNLYVGQKKRGTFQHSSFLAGGATSAAGRLVVENGVLKAVWPHSGHYQPTEENFEEFMSFLQEIGIDLTDVRRSPTDGDDLPWRGHRSSYSDINLPDDITIDPQPEEQLSHASTGEISNDARTGFSNDDLQRKGVLRDTEEEAGEETNNPRESKSISSNETSLTPHNKRRKKHPYRRC